The Cellulophaga sp. L1A9 genome window below encodes:
- a CDS encoding EthD family reductase — MIKLTVLYPNTPELKFDKAYYIKEHGQLLKDLLGDAIRSSDVNMGLSGANPNTPAPYVVIANIIFESLESFQESFGANAEKILGDLPNFTNVKPEVQISEIM; from the coding sequence ATGATAAAATTAACAGTACTTTATCCAAATACACCAGAATTAAAATTTGATAAGGCATATTATATCAAGGAACACGGGCAATTATTAAAAGATTTATTAGGAGATGCTATACGCTCCTCTGACGTAAATATGGGCCTATCAGGTGCCAATCCAAATACTCCTGCTCCTTATGTTGTAATTGCAAATATTATTTTTGAATCTTTGGAGTCATTTCAGGAATCTTTTGGTGCAAACGCTGAAAAGATTTTAGGTGATCTTCCTAATTTTACAAACGTAAAACCAGAAGTTCAGATCAGTGAAATTATGTAA
- a CDS encoding SDR family oxidoreductase, whose amino-acid sequence MSISIENKIALVTGANRGIGKAIVESLINHGAKKVYLAVRDITSTKELEEKFGAKVVSIKADVSSTASINDLAKQATDVDIVVNNAGVGTPQATLGKDVEKDFAHQLEVNAFGLLRVANAFAETLIENKGALVQLNSIASIKNFAHLSTYSASKAASYSLTQGLRTELGAKGVSVLSVHPGPIATDMGAAAGFDDGAATTVVSEGIINALEAGDFHLFPDEMAKQVESAYQSFSDGVVLADFTA is encoded by the coding sequence ATGAGTATTTCAATAGAAAATAAAATTGCTTTAGTCACTGGAGCAAATAGAGGAATTGGCAAAGCCATCGTGGAATCCCTTATAAATCACGGCGCAAAAAAAGTATATTTAGCAGTACGTGACATAACATCAACTAAGGAACTAGAAGAAAAATTCGGAGCAAAAGTTGTGTCTATTAAAGCCGATGTTTCTAGTACGGCCTCTATAAATGATTTAGCCAAACAAGCAACAGATGTTGATATTGTAGTAAATAATGCTGGCGTAGGAACACCACAAGCTACACTTGGCAAAGATGTAGAAAAAGATTTTGCGCATCAATTAGAAGTTAATGCTTTTGGATTGCTTCGCGTAGCAAATGCTTTTGCTGAAACATTAATCGAAAATAAAGGGGCATTGGTGCAATTAAACTCCATCGCCTCTATTAAAAACTTCGCACATTTATCTACTTATTCCGCTTCCAAAGCAGCTTCTTACTCTTTAACACAAGGGCTGAGAACAGAATTAGGAGCAAAAGGAGTATCCGTATTAAGTGTGCATCCAGGACCTATCGCCACAGATATGGGTGCTGCAGCTGGCTTTGATGATGGTGCAGCTACAACAGTGGTATCAGAAGGTATTATTAATGCACTTGAAGCAGGAGACTTTCATTTATTTCCAGATGAAATGGCGAAACAAGTAGAAAGCGCTTACCAAAGCTTTTCTGATGGTGTAGTCTTGGCAGATTTTACAGCATAA
- a CDS encoding haloacid dehalogenase type II, with the protein METKTRPKVLFFDVNESLLDLNVMKKSVGKSLDDREDLLPLWFSTMLHYSLVTTLSEQFTDFSAIGAAALQMVAANNAITISEEDAKEVMTTFSALPPHPEVKEALTALKDAGYTLVSLTNSSTKGVETQFKNAGLTHFFDERLSVEAFGKYKPAKDVYTWAANKMGVAPKDCIMIAAHGWDIAGAIWAGWRGAFIARPGKQLYPLAPPPEINEPNLLLIAEKLIALKA; encoded by the coding sequence ATGGAAACTAAAACAAGACCTAAAGTATTATTTTTTGATGTAAACGAATCTTTACTAGATTTAAACGTAATGAAAAAAAGCGTTGGCAAATCATTAGACGATCGGGAAGATCTATTACCACTGTGGTTTTCTACCATGTTACATTATTCTTTAGTAACCACTCTTAGCGAACAATTTACAGATTTTAGTGCTATTGGAGCCGCAGCTTTACAAATGGTAGCAGCAAATAATGCTATTACTATTTCAGAAGAAGATGCAAAAGAAGTAATGACCACATTTAGCGCATTACCTCCGCATCCAGAAGTTAAAGAAGCTTTAACGGCTCTAAAAGATGCAGGCTACACACTCGTATCTTTGACTAATTCTTCTACAAAAGGAGTAGAAACTCAATTTAAAAATGCCGGATTGACACATTTTTTTGATGAACGTTTAAGTGTTGAAGCGTTTGGAAAATACAAACCTGCCAAGGATGTTTATACTTGGGCTGCAAATAAAATGGGCGTAGCACCAAAAGATTGCATAATGATTGCTGCCCACGGGTGGGATATTGCGGGTGCAATTTGGGCAGGTTGGAGAGGTGCATTTATAGCGAGACCAGGAAAACAATTATACCCTTTAGCACCACCTCCAGAAATTAATGAACCTAATTTATTATTAATTGCAGAGAAGCTTATTGCTCTTAAAGCATAA